Proteins from one Arthrobacter sp. DNA4 genomic window:
- the dnaN gene encoding DNA polymerase III subunit beta, with translation MKFRVDRDVLAEAVTWTARSLSPRPPVPVLSGLLLKAEAGTVSLSSFDYETSARLEITADIRDEGTILVSGRLLADICRSLPSAPVDVETDGNKVTLTCRRSSFHLATMPEAEYPPLPSLPAISGTVPGDAFAQAVSQVIIAASKDDTLPILTGVRMEIEDDLITLLATDRYRLAMREVPWKPVTPGISTSALVKAKTLNEVAKTLGNSGDINLALSDDDSRLIGFESGGRTTTSLLVDGDYPKIRSLFPESTPIHATVQTQELVEAVRRVSLVAERNTPVRLAFTAGLLNLDAGTGEDAQASEELEAQLSGDDITVAFNPHYLIEGLSVIETKFVRFSFTTAPKPAMITAQADADGEDQDDYRYLVMPVRLPN, from the coding sequence GTGAAGTTCAGAGTCGATCGGGACGTCCTGGCAGAAGCCGTCACCTGGACAGCCCGGTCGTTGTCTCCGCGGCCGCCCGTACCTGTCCTCTCCGGCCTGCTTTTGAAGGCTGAAGCGGGAACCGTCAGCCTTTCGAGCTTTGACTACGAGACCTCGGCACGGCTCGAAATCACGGCCGACATCAGGGACGAGGGCACCATCCTGGTATCCGGCCGGCTGCTCGCCGACATCTGCCGGAGCCTGCCTTCTGCTCCCGTGGACGTGGAAACCGACGGCAACAAGGTCACGCTCACCTGCCGTCGAAGCAGCTTCCATCTCGCCACCATGCCGGAAGCCGAATACCCGCCCCTGCCTTCTCTGCCGGCCATCAGCGGAACCGTCCCCGGCGATGCCTTTGCGCAGGCCGTCTCACAGGTCATCATCGCGGCAAGCAAGGACGACACCCTCCCCATCCTCACCGGTGTGCGGATGGAGATCGAGGACGATCTGATCACCCTGCTGGCCACCGACCGTTACCGGCTCGCCATGCGCGAAGTTCCGTGGAAGCCGGTCACGCCCGGCATCTCCACCAGCGCCCTGGTCAAGGCCAAAACCCTCAACGAGGTAGCCAAAACGCTTGGTAACAGCGGCGACATCAACCTCGCCCTGTCCGACGACGACAGCCGGCTTATCGGCTTCGAAAGCGGCGGGCGCACCACCACATCACTGCTGGTGGACGGGGATTATCCGAAGATCCGTTCTCTGTTCCCCGAGTCCACACCCATCCACGCCACAGTGCAGACCCAGGAGCTGGTTGAAGCTGTCCGCCGTGTATCGCTCGTGGCAGAGCGCAACACTCCGGTCCGGCTGGCCTTCACGGCAGGCCTGCTGAACCTCGATGCCGGCACCGGTGAGGATGCCCAGGCATCGGAAGAACTCGAAGCCCAGCTGTCCGGTGATGACATCACGGTCGCCTTCAACCCGCACTACCTGATCGAGGGACTCAGCGTCATCGAGACTAAGTTCGTCCGGTTCTCATTCACCACCGCTCCGAAGCCCGCCATGATCACGGCCCAGGCGGACGCAGACGGCGAAGACCAGGATGACTACCGCTACCTGGTGATGCCGGTCCGACTCCCCAACTAG
- a CDS encoding glycosyltransferase family 2 protein → MSANRSSGDAVNDAAVQLRVSIVIPAYNEESVIRQCLIAAIYQSVPAHEIIVVDNLSKDRTADIVRQMQLEYPESPIILLSQDREQGLIPTRNFGLDSATGDILGRIDADSIVEPDWVEQVQKAFADQSVQAATGPVVYYDMPMRRFGLKADDKMRQLMLKLAKHQYHFLFGSNMALRATAWETIRSETCRDEKDEMHEDIDLSLHLADHELPVRYWPQMVSGMSARRLEDSPRDYRYYVTRFDRTYKAHNVRKMALKAPMVVFFSVYFPAKLLRAIHTVNTAQPVRRGGQ, encoded by the coding sequence ATGTCAGCCAATCGATCCTCTGGGGATGCCGTGAACGACGCAGCCGTACAGCTCCGCGTGTCAATCGTCATCCCGGCGTACAACGAGGAGAGCGTGATCAGGCAGTGCCTGATAGCTGCGATTTACCAGTCCGTTCCCGCCCACGAGATCATCGTGGTGGACAACCTTTCGAAGGACCGGACCGCTGACATTGTGCGCCAGATGCAGCTCGAGTATCCGGAAAGCCCCATCATCCTCCTGAGCCAGGACCGGGAACAGGGACTCATCCCCACCAGGAACTTCGGTCTGGACAGTGCCACCGGGGATATCCTGGGGCGGATTGACGCTGACTCCATCGTGGAACCCGACTGGGTTGAACAGGTGCAGAAGGCCTTCGCTGACCAGTCGGTCCAGGCCGCCACCGGCCCTGTGGTCTATTACGACATGCCGATGCGCCGGTTCGGACTCAAGGCGGACGACAAAATGCGCCAGCTCATGCTGAAGCTGGCCAAGCACCAGTACCATTTCCTGTTCGGCTCCAACATGGCCCTGCGGGCCACCGCCTGGGAGACCATCCGTTCCGAGACCTGCCGGGACGAGAAGGACGAGATGCACGAGGACATCGACCTGTCCCTGCACCTGGCCGACCATGAACTGCCGGTGCGCTACTGGCCGCAAATGGTGTCCGGGATGTCTGCGCGCCGCCTGGAGGATTCACCGCGGGACTACCGCTACTACGTCACCCGCTTTGACCGGACCTACAAAGCCCACAACGTCAGGAAGATGGCGCTCAAGGCCCCCATGGTGGTCTTCTTCTCGGTGTACTTTCCGGCCAAGCTCCTCAGGGCCATCCACACGGTCAACACTGCACAGCCGGTCCGCCGCGGCGGACAGTAG
- a CDS encoding DMT family transporter — protein MNFFFAALGVLGVASSGPLIAATLGATSVSALAIAFWRNAIGAAVMASPTLVREPGQFRRISRREFRWSMLAAIALALHFACFITSLQLTSVAAATALVCLQSAWIAVFQLFRGIRHRWQVLAGLGIAFGGVVAITGFDMGSSPQALTGDLLAMAGGALAGLYTLAGGKARQSMTTGTYTTLCYGMCAALVAVLALFAGQPLTGFEPSGWLGIAAITVCAQLVGHTAFNHLLATMSPLIVSMIILLEIPGAALLAAVFLHETLPAGTYAGLGLILAGLAVVVLGQRNSRSHRSSRGQGSGRRGSRGTAPTEEPPSDRLAGLGTD, from the coding sequence TTGAACTTCTTCTTCGCTGCCCTGGGGGTCCTGGGCGTTGCATCATCCGGGCCCTTGATCGCGGCCACGCTCGGCGCCACGAGTGTCAGCGCCCTTGCCATCGCCTTCTGGCGCAACGCCATCGGCGCCGCCGTCATGGCCTCCCCCACCCTGGTCCGGGAGCCCGGCCAGTTCCGCAGGATCAGCCGCCGCGAGTTCCGCTGGTCGATGCTGGCTGCCATCGCGCTTGCGCTGCACTTCGCCTGCTTCATCACATCCCTTCAGCTGACATCCGTTGCAGCTGCCACCGCGCTGGTCTGCCTGCAGTCAGCCTGGATTGCCGTCTTCCAGCTCTTCCGCGGCATCCGCCATCGCTGGCAGGTCCTGGCGGGGCTGGGAATCGCCTTTGGCGGGGTTGTGGCGATCACCGGCTTCGATATGGGCTCTTCCCCGCAGGCCCTCACGGGAGACCTGCTGGCGATGGCCGGGGGCGCCCTTGCCGGCCTTTACACGCTCGCGGGTGGCAAGGCGCGGCAAAGTATGACCACAGGAACCTACACCACGCTCTGCTACGGAATGTGCGCCGCCCTCGTTGCCGTCCTTGCCCTGTTCGCGGGCCAGCCCCTGACGGGGTTTGAGCCGTCCGGGTGGCTGGGCATCGCAGCAATCACCGTCTGCGCACAATTGGTTGGCCACACCGCCTTCAACCACCTGCTGGCCACCATGAGCCCGCTCATCGTCTCCATGATCATCCTCCTGGAAATCCCGGGGGCAGCGCTTTTGGCAGCCGTGTTCCTGCATGAGACCCTGCCCGCAGGCACCTATGCCGGGCTCGGCCTGATCCTGGCGGGACTCGCCGTCGTGGTCCTCGGTCAAAGGAACAGCAGAAGTCACAGGAGCAGCAGGGGCCAGGGGAGCGGCAGGCGCGGCAGCCGTGGAACGGCACCCACGGAGGAACCGCCGTCGGACCGCCTGGCCGGGCTGGGAACTGACTGA
- a CDS encoding DLW-39 family protein has product MKKLLVLAAAIAGFLVYRKAQESEARKTVWSKSTDTVD; this is encoded by the coding sequence GTGAAAAAGTTGCTTGTACTGGCAGCGGCAATCGCAGGCTTCCTGGTCTACCGGAAAGCACAGGAATCCGAAGCACGGAAGACAGTCTGGAGCAAGTCAACCGATACGGTGGACTAG
- the gyrB gene encoding DNA topoisomerase (ATP-hydrolyzing) subunit B, whose amino-acid sequence MANDNTDILAADTAVEDGRTPDTPPAPATPREYGASDITVLEGLEAVRKRPGMYIGSTGPRGLHHLVYEVVDNSVDEALAGYCSHIEIVLQADGGVKVVDDGRGIPVDMHPTEHKPTVEVVMTILHAGGKFGGGGYAVSGGLHGVGISVVNALSSRVDTEVRRQGHVWRMSFADGGKPQGSLVKGEETDATGTTQTFYPDPAIFETTEFDFETLRARFQQMAFLNKGLRITLTDERAAASDDADGDLDLDDLSTEGEVSAEHRTVVYQYNEGLLDYVRHLNSGKKVEVVHEDVIAFETEDTERRIALEMAMQWTSAYSESVHTYANTINTHEGGTHEEGFRAAMTSLINRYAREKGIIKEKDDNLTGDDIREGLTAVISVKLAEPQFEGQTKTKLGNSEVKGFVQRVVTDGLGDWLERNPGPARDVIRKAISAAQARMAARKARDNARRKSPLESFGMPGKLSDCSSKDPEKCEVYIVEGDSAGGSAKRGRNPETQAILPLRGKILNVERARLDKALGNAEVQSMITAFGTGIGEDFDLAKLRYHKIVLMADADVDGQHITTLLMTLLFRYMRPLIENGYVYLAQPPLYRIKWSNAPHDYVYSDRERDAKLVSGQAAGRRIPKDNGIQRYKGLGEMDYTELWDTTMDPDHRTLLQVTMDDALAADQIFSVLMGEDVESRRNFIQQNAKDVRFLDI is encoded by the coding sequence GTGGCTAACGACAATACAGATATTCTGGCAGCAGATACAGCAGTCGAGGATGGCCGCACCCCTGATACTCCACCCGCGCCAGCCACCCCAAGGGAGTACGGCGCCAGTGACATCACCGTGCTGGAGGGCCTTGAAGCTGTCCGCAAGCGTCCGGGCATGTACATCGGCTCCACCGGGCCCCGTGGCCTGCACCACCTGGTCTACGAAGTGGTGGACAACTCTGTGGATGAGGCGCTGGCCGGTTACTGCAGCCATATCGAGATCGTCCTGCAGGCCGATGGCGGCGTAAAAGTGGTCGATGACGGCCGCGGCATTCCGGTGGATATGCACCCCACGGAACACAAACCCACCGTCGAGGTGGTCATGACCATCCTGCACGCGGGCGGCAAGTTCGGCGGCGGCGGATACGCCGTTTCCGGTGGCCTGCACGGCGTGGGCATCTCGGTGGTCAACGCACTGTCCAGCCGCGTGGATACCGAAGTGCGCCGCCAGGGGCACGTGTGGCGGATGTCCTTCGCTGACGGCGGCAAGCCGCAGGGCAGTCTGGTCAAGGGCGAAGAGACAGACGCCACCGGCACCACCCAGACCTTCTACCCGGACCCGGCGATTTTCGAAACCACCGAATTCGATTTCGAAACGCTGCGCGCCCGCTTCCAGCAGATGGCCTTCCTGAACAAGGGACTGCGCATCACCCTGACGGATGAGCGTGCTGCAGCCAGCGACGACGCCGACGGTGACCTGGACCTCGACGACCTCAGCACCGAGGGTGAGGTCAGCGCCGAACACCGCACCGTGGTGTACCAGTACAACGAAGGCCTGCTGGACTACGTCAGGCACCTGAACTCGGGCAAGAAGGTGGAGGTGGTCCACGAGGACGTCATCGCCTTCGAAACCGAGGACACGGAGCGCCGCATTGCCTTGGAAATGGCAATGCAGTGGACCAGCGCCTACTCGGAAAGCGTCCACACCTACGCCAACACCATCAACACCCACGAGGGCGGCACGCACGAAGAAGGCTTCCGCGCCGCCATGACCTCCCTCATCAACCGGTATGCCCGCGAAAAAGGCATTATCAAGGAGAAGGACGACAACCTCACGGGCGACGACATCCGCGAGGGCCTCACCGCCGTCATCTCGGTCAAGCTGGCCGAACCCCAGTTCGAGGGCCAGACCAAGACCAAGCTGGGCAACTCCGAGGTGAAGGGCTTCGTCCAGCGCGTGGTCACAGACGGCCTGGGCGACTGGCTGGAGCGCAACCCCGGTCCCGCCCGCGACGTGATCCGCAAGGCGATCTCTGCCGCGCAGGCCCGGATGGCGGCACGGAAGGCCCGCGACAACGCCCGTCGCAAGAGCCCGCTGGAATCCTTTGGCATGCCTGGCAAGCTTTCGGACTGCTCCTCCAAGGACCCGGAGAAATGCGAGGTCTACATCGTGGAGGGTGACTCGGCCGGCGGCTCCGCCAAGCGCGGCCGCAACCCCGAGACCCAGGCCATCCTTCCCCTCCGCGGCAAGATCCTGAACGTGGAGCGCGCACGCCTGGACAAGGCCCTGGGCAACGCGGAAGTGCAGTCCATGATCACTGCCTTCGGTACCGGCATCGGCGAGGACTTTGACCTGGCCAAGCTGCGGTACCACAAGATCGTGCTGATGGCAGATGCCGACGTGGACGGCCAGCACATCACCACGCTGTTGATGACACTGCTGTTCCGTTACATGCGGCCCCTCATCGAGAACGGCTACGTATACCTGGCCCAGCCGCCGCTGTACCGGATCAAGTGGTCCAACGCACCGCACGATTATGTGTACAGCGACCGCGAACGCGATGCCAAGCTTGTGTCCGGCCAGGCCGCCGGCCGCCGCATCCCCAAGGACAACGGCATCCAGCGCTACAAGGGCCTTGGCGAGATGGACTACACCGAGCTCTGGGACACCACCATGGACCCCGACCACCGCACCCTGCTGCAGGTGACCATGGACGATGCCCTGGCTGCCGACCAGATCTTCTCCGTCCTCATGGGCGAAGACGTCGAATCCCGCCGCAACTTCATCCAGCAGAACGCCAAGGACGTCCGGTTCCTGGACATCTAA
- the gyrA gene encoding DNA gyrase subunit A, giving the protein MSDETPENSAPEAGTPDTVLEGDVLIDRVEQVDLQTEMQRSYLDYAMAVIVGRALPDVRDGLKPVHRRVLYAMFDGGYRPDRSFNKCARVVGEVMGQYHPHGDTAIYDALVRLIQDWTMRYPLALGQGNFGSPGNDGAAAPRYTETKMAPLAMEMVRDIDEETVDFQDNYDGKNQEPTILPARFPNLLVNGSSGIAVGMATNIPPHNLREVADGVQWYLANPGATREELLEELLVRVKGPDFPTGATILGHKGIEDAYRTGRGSVTMRAVVAVEELQGRTCLVVTELPYQANPDNLAIKIAELVKDGKISGIADLRDETSGRTGQRLVIVLKRDAVPKVVLNNLYKHTELQSNFSANMLAIVDGVPRTLSLDAFIRHWVTHQMDVIARRTRYRLRKAEEEAHILRALLKALDMLDEVIALIRASNTTEAARDGLMELLDIDELQARAILDMQLRRLAALERQKIQDRHAELEALIEEYNAILGSEQRQREIISVELGEIVDKHGDDRRTKILMGYDGDMSMEDLIPEEEMVVTITRGGYVKRTRSDNYRSQQRGGKGIKGAQLRGDDVVEHFFVTTTHHWLLFFTNLGRVYRAKAYELMEAGRDAKGQHVANLLAFQPDEHIAQVLDLKDYQQAPYLVLATKRGLVKKTRLEDYDTNRSAGVIAINLRDGDELVSAQLVSETDDLFLVSRKGQSIRFTATDDALRPMGRATSGVTGMKFREDDELLAADVVTDGSFVFIVTEGGYAKRTAVEEYRLQGRGGLGIKVGKYQEERGHLVGALIVQEEDEVLVVMEGGKVVRSSVTGVPAKGRDTMGVIFAKPDKNDRIIEVARNSERGLEDEESAGDDVTLAEDGGTAGESAAPAMAEESPAVESEDASGDAEPNEDNTEVTSE; this is encoded by the coding sequence ATGAGCGACGAAACCCCCGAGAATTCCGCCCCTGAGGCCGGAACTCCGGACACCGTTCTTGAAGGCGACGTGCTGATCGACCGTGTGGAACAGGTGGACCTGCAGACGGAAATGCAGCGGTCCTACCTGGACTACGCCATGGCCGTCATCGTGGGGCGTGCCCTCCCGGACGTTCGCGACGGCCTCAAGCCGGTGCACCGCCGCGTGCTCTACGCGATGTTCGACGGCGGTTACCGCCCCGACCGGTCCTTCAACAAGTGCGCCCGCGTGGTCGGCGAGGTCATGGGCCAGTACCACCCCCATGGCGACACCGCGATCTACGACGCCCTGGTACGCCTCATCCAGGACTGGACCATGCGCTACCCGTTGGCGCTCGGGCAGGGCAACTTCGGCTCGCCGGGCAACGACGGCGCCGCCGCACCGCGGTATACCGAAACCAAGATGGCGCCCCTGGCCATGGAAATGGTCCGGGACATCGACGAGGAAACCGTTGATTTCCAGGACAACTACGACGGCAAGAACCAGGAACCCACCATCCTGCCGGCACGGTTCCCCAACCTGCTGGTGAACGGTTCCTCCGGTATCGCTGTTGGCATGGCCACCAACATCCCGCCGCACAACCTCCGCGAAGTGGCTGACGGCGTGCAATGGTACCTGGCCAACCCCGGTGCCACGCGCGAGGAACTCCTCGAGGAATTGCTGGTGCGGGTCAAGGGCCCGGATTTCCCCACCGGAGCCACCATCCTTGGCCACAAGGGCATTGAGGACGCCTACCGGACCGGCCGCGGATCGGTCACCATGCGCGCAGTGGTCGCAGTAGAGGAACTGCAGGGCCGCACGTGCCTGGTGGTCACCGAACTTCCGTACCAGGCCAACCCGGACAACCTGGCCATCAAGATTGCCGAACTGGTCAAGGACGGCAAAATCTCCGGCATCGCCGACCTCCGCGATGAGACCTCCGGACGCACCGGCCAGCGCCTGGTCATTGTGCTGAAGCGTGACGCAGTTCCCAAGGTGGTGCTGAACAACCTCTACAAGCACACCGAACTGCAGAGCAACTTCTCCGCCAACATGCTGGCCATCGTTGACGGTGTTCCGCGGACCCTGAGCCTCGATGCGTTTATCCGCCACTGGGTGACGCACCAGATGGACGTCATTGCGCGCCGCACCCGGTACCGCCTGCGCAAAGCGGAGGAGGAAGCCCATATCCTCCGGGCCCTCCTGAAGGCACTGGATATGCTCGACGAGGTCATCGCCCTCATCCGCGCTTCCAACACCACCGAAGCCGCCCGCGACGGGCTGATGGAACTGCTGGACATCGATGAGCTGCAGGCCCGGGCCATCCTGGACATGCAGCTGCGCCGCCTGGCCGCACTGGAACGCCAGAAGATCCAGGACCGGCATGCCGAACTTGAGGCCCTGATCGAGGAGTACAACGCGATCCTGGGTTCCGAGCAGCGACAGCGCGAGATCATCAGCGTCGAGCTGGGCGAAATCGTGGACAAGCACGGCGACGACCGGCGGACCAAGATCCTCATGGGCTACGACGGTGACATGTCCATGGAGGACCTGATCCCCGAAGAGGAGATGGTGGTCACCATCACCCGCGGCGGCTACGTCAAGCGCACCCGCAGCGACAACTACCGGTCGCAGCAGCGCGGCGGAAAGGGCATCAAGGGTGCCCAGCTTCGTGGTGACGACGTGGTGGAACACTTCTTTGTCACCACCACCCACCACTGGTTGCTGTTCTTTACCAACCTGGGCCGCGTCTACCGTGCCAAGGCGTACGAACTGATGGAAGCGGGCCGGGACGCCAAGGGCCAGCACGTGGCCAACCTCTTGGCGTTCCAGCCGGATGAACATATTGCCCAGGTCCTGGACCTGAAGGACTACCAGCAGGCGCCGTACCTGGTGCTGGCCACCAAGAGGGGCCTGGTGAAGAAGACCAGGCTGGAGGATTACGACACCAACCGTTCCGCCGGCGTGATCGCGATCAACCTGCGCGACGGCGATGAACTGGTCTCCGCCCAGCTGGTCTCGGAAACCGACGACCTCTTCCTGGTTTCCCGCAAGGGCCAGTCCATCCGCTTCACCGCCACCGATGACGCACTGCGCCCCATGGGACGTGCCACATCCGGCGTTACCGGCATGAAGTTCCGCGAGGACGACGAACTGCTGGCCGCCGACGTGGTCACCGACGGTTCGTTCGTGTTCATCGTGACCGAAGGCGGGTACGCCAAGCGCACGGCAGTGGAGGAATACCGTCTGCAGGGCCGTGGCGGACTGGGTATCAAGGTCGGCAAATACCAGGAAGAACGCGGCCACCTGGTAGGTGCGCTGATCGTCCAGGAAGAAGATGAAGTCCTGGTGGTCATGGAAGGCGGCAAGGTTGTCCGTTCCTCCGTTACCGGGGTTCCTGCCAAGGGCCGCGACACCATGGGCGTCATCTTTGCCAAACCGGACAAGAATGACCGGATTATCGAGGTGGCACGTAACAGCGAACGCGGTCTTGAGGACGAGGAATCCGCCGGGGATGACGTAACGTTGGCTGAAGATGGCGGGACCGCTGGGGAATCCGCCGCGCCAGCAATGGCAGAAGAATCACCGGCCGTTGAGTCAGAGGACGCCTCGGGCGACGCTGAGCCGAACGAAGACAACACGGAGGTAACGAGTGAGTAA
- the gnd gene encoding phosphogluconate dehydrogenase (NAD(+)-dependent, decarboxylating), with product MHIGLIGLGKMGFNMRERLRKGGLEVTGYDRNPDVTDAASVDDLIAAVPAPRIIWVMVPSGPITDAVITELSEKLETGDLVIDGGNSRFTEDQKHGELLAAKGIRFADCGVSGGVWGLQNGYGLMAGGDAADIERALPVFDALRPEGERANSFVHVGGIGAGHYAKMVHNGIEYGLMQAYAEGYELLAAKDIVTDLPGTFRAWQKGTVVRSWLLDLMVKALDEDPGLATIDDYVEDSGEGRWTVEEAIANAVPAPAITAALFARFASREDTSPAMKMVSALRHQFGGHATRPAK from the coding sequence ATGCACATTGGACTGATCGGCCTCGGCAAAATGGGATTCAACATGCGTGAGCGCCTGCGCAAGGGAGGCCTGGAAGTCACCGGCTACGACCGGAACCCTGACGTCACGGATGCCGCCAGCGTTGATGACCTGATCGCTGCCGTTCCGGCGCCCAGGATCATCTGGGTGATGGTGCCCTCGGGCCCCATCACGGACGCCGTCATCACTGAGCTCAGCGAGAAGCTGGAAACCGGCGACCTCGTCATCGACGGCGGCAACTCCCGGTTCACCGAGGATCAGAAGCACGGCGAACTCCTCGCCGCCAAGGGAATCCGCTTCGCGGACTGCGGCGTGTCCGGCGGAGTCTGGGGCCTGCAGAACGGCTACGGGCTCATGGCCGGCGGCGACGCCGCGGATATCGAACGTGCCCTGCCCGTCTTCGATGCGCTGCGGCCGGAAGGTGAAAGGGCGAACAGTTTTGTCCACGTCGGCGGCATCGGGGCCGGTCACTACGCCAAGATGGTCCACAACGGAATCGAATACGGCCTGATGCAGGCCTACGCCGAAGGCTACGAACTGCTCGCCGCCAAGGACATCGTCACCGACCTTCCCGGCACGTTCAGGGCATGGCAGAAGGGAACGGTAGTCCGTTCATGGCTCCTAGACCTCATGGTCAAGGCCCTTGACGAAGATCCCGGTTTGGCCACCATTGACGACTACGTGGAGGATTCCGGCGAAGGCCGGTGGACCGTGGAGGAAGCCATCGCCAACGCGGTCCCCGCCCCGGCCATCACCGCCGCGCTGTTCGCCCGGTTCGCATCCCGGGAGGACACCTCGCCCGCCATGAAGATGGTTTCCGCGCTGCGCCACCAGTTCGGCGGCCACGCAACCCGTCCCGCCAAGTAG
- a CDS encoding DUF721 domain-containing protein — MSSDQGGGLQPGREPDDIDAPQAALNRMREAAAARGEVRRKVARPGSPKAKGSIRDTRGFSQFHATGRDPLGLGKVVGRLVAERGWTSPVAVGSVMAEWPTLVGPEISAHCTPESFTDTTLHVRCDSTAWATQLRLLSSSLLDKFRRELGDGVVTSIQVLGPSAPSWRKGGRSVNGRGPRDTYG, encoded by the coding sequence ATGAGCAGTGACCAGGGCGGCGGGCTCCAGCCCGGCCGCGAGCCTGACGACATCGATGCGCCGCAGGCGGCGCTGAACCGGATGCGCGAAGCGGCGGCCGCGCGGGGCGAAGTCCGCCGGAAAGTTGCACGGCCCGGTTCCCCAAAGGCTAAAGGCAGTATTCGGGACACCCGTGGCTTCAGCCAGTTCCACGCCACCGGCCGGGACCCATTGGGCCTGGGGAAGGTGGTCGGACGGCTGGTGGCCGAGCGGGGCTGGACTTCACCTGTGGCTGTCGGATCGGTCATGGCCGAGTGGCCCACGCTGGTGGGGCCGGAAATCTCTGCCCACTGCACGCCGGAAAGCTTCACCGACACCACCCTGCACGTGCGGTGCGATTCCACTGCCTGGGCCACCCAACTTCGTCTTTTGAGCAGCAGCCTGCTCGACAAATTCCGCCGCGAACTGGGCGACGGGGTGGTCACCAGCATCCAGGTGCTGGGACCCTCCGCACCAAGCTGGCGCAAGGGCGGACGCAGTGTCAACGGCCGTGGTCCGCGGGACACGTACGGATAG
- the recF gene encoding DNA replication/repair protein RecF, whose amino-acid sequence MYLEHLSLTDFRSYAQVDLTLGPGVTVLVGYNGIGKTNLMEAIGYLATLSSHRVSSDAPLLRFGTERALVRARLVRGTQTTVLELEINAGRANRGRINRSNPVRARDILGICQTVLFAPEDLALVKGDPSNRRRFLDELLASLIPHHAATRSDYDRVLKQRNALLKSARAGRFTAAHESTLDVWDQHMARAGAELLHARLELVERLRPHLARAYAQLTDASKPADATYRSTLQSQMDDDGVPAGSAQRSATGGASDGQDDLRLLSVEQLTERYVQAFAESRKKELERGISLVGPHRDELELMLGQAPAKGYASHGETWSMCLSLRLASYYVMLDDARTGGSAPILILDDVFAELDVQRRRKLAAIVSGAEQVLVTAAVDADIPEELSGRRVKVIPGGIDEQ is encoded by the coding sequence GTGTATCTGGAACACCTTTCCCTGACCGACTTCCGCAGTTATGCCCAGGTTGACCTCACCCTGGGACCGGGCGTCACCGTCCTGGTGGGTTACAACGGCATCGGCAAGACCAACCTGATGGAGGCCATCGGGTACCTGGCCACGCTCAGTTCCCACCGGGTCAGCTCGGACGCGCCCCTGCTCAGGTTCGGGACGGAACGCGCACTGGTCCGCGCGCGGCTGGTCCGCGGCACGCAGACCACGGTCCTTGAGCTGGAAATCAACGCCGGCCGCGCCAACCGGGGACGCATCAACCGCAGCAACCCCGTCCGGGCCCGCGACATACTCGGCATCTGCCAGACGGTCCTGTTTGCCCCGGAGGACCTGGCACTGGTCAAGGGGGATCCATCGAACCGCCGCCGCTTCCTGGACGAGCTGCTGGCAAGCCTTATCCCGCACCATGCTGCCACCCGCAGCGACTATGACCGGGTCCTGAAACAACGCAACGCCCTGCTCAAATCGGCGCGCGCGGGCAGGTTTACCGCCGCACACGAATCCACCCTGGACGTGTGGGACCAGCACATGGCCCGGGCGGGAGCGGAGTTGCTGCACGCGCGGCTGGAACTGGTCGAACGGCTCCGCCCGCATCTTGCCCGCGCCTACGCCCAACTCACGGACGCCTCCAAGCCGGCGGATGCCACCTACCGGTCGACGCTCCAAAGCCAGATGGACGACGACGGCGTCCCGGCGGGAAGCGCGCAGCGCTCCGCAACAGGAGGTGCTTCAGACGGCCAGGATGATCTTCGCCTTCTCTCCGTGGAACAGCTCACCGAACGCTACGTCCAGGCGTTCGCGGAATCCCGCAAGAAGGAACTGGAACGGGGCATATCCCTGGTTGGACCGCACCGAGACGAACTGGAACTCATGCTCGGGCAGGCGCCCGCCAAAGGATATGCGTCCCATGGTGAGACCTGGTCCATGTGCCTGTCCCTCCGGCTGGCCTCGTACTACGTGATGCTGGACGATGCCCGGACCGGAGGTTCTGCCCCCATCCTCATCCTTGACGACGTCTTTGCCGAACTGGACGTCCAGCGGCGGCGTAAACTGGCGGCAATAGTCTCCGGCGCGGAACAGGTCCTGGTGACCGCCGCCGTCGACGCCGATATTCCGGAGGAACTGTCCGGGCGGCGGGTGAAGGTCATCCCGGGAGGTATCGATGAGCAGTGA